Proteins encoded within one genomic window of Spirulina major PCC 6313:
- the glpK gene encoding glycerol kinase GlpK — protein MTHDYVLAIDLGTTGNRAILFNHEGAIAGQTYKEFTQHYPQPGWLEHDAEEIWRDTQILMKRVLAEQDVSASQIAAMGLTVQRETCLLWDKTTGKPLHRAIVWQDRRTTSHCQQLKASGQASLIEERTGLVVDAYFSATKLAWLHHWVKDNRPDVKPENILAGTIDTWILWNLTGHKVHATDHSNASRTMLMNLARGEWDADLLALFDVAPHWMPTIQPSMGEFGHSDPALLGAAVPIAAIFGDQQAALFAHGCNTPGLLKCTYGTGCFLVAQMGTELARSRHQLLSTVAWTTPEQTNYALEGAMFTAGACIQWLRDGLKLIKSAQETDAIVRSVPNTDGVFFVPALSGLGAPHWDMNARASFQGITGGVQQAHMVRAVLEAIAYQVKEVVDAMNQDANEPISQLKVDGGASQNDWLMQFQADVLGIPVERPVILDATAQGAAFGAGLAVGFWGDYDELLSKRQVEQVFEPGEGQAEAQANFAQWQKAVSRAKNWIEN, from the coding sequence ATGACACATGATTATGTCCTCGCGATTGATTTAGGAACGACGGGGAATCGGGCGATTTTGTTTAATCATGAGGGGGCGATCGCAGGCCAAACCTATAAAGAATTTACTCAACATTATCCCCAACCGGGCTGGTTAGAACATGATGCCGAAGAGATCTGGCGCGATACCCAAATTTTGATGAAGCGGGTTTTGGCGGAACAGGATGTGTCTGCCTCCCAGATTGCCGCGATGGGGCTGACGGTGCAGCGGGAAACCTGTTTGCTGTGGGATAAGACGACGGGAAAACCCCTGCATCGGGCGATCGTCTGGCAAGACCGCCGCACCACCTCCCATTGTCAACAATTAAAAGCATCGGGGCAAGCGAGTCTCATCGAAGAGCGCACGGGCCTTGTGGTGGATGCCTATTTTTCCGCGACGAAACTGGCGTGGCTGCACCATTGGGTCAAGGACAATCGCCCCGATGTGAAGCCGGAAAATATTCTCGCAGGGACGATTGATACTTGGATTTTGTGGAATTTGACCGGACATAAAGTCCACGCCACGGATCACAGCAACGCTAGCCGCACGATGTTGATGAATTTGGCGCGGGGGGAATGGGATGCGGATTTGCTGGCGCTGTTTGATGTTGCGCCCCACTGGATGCCGACGATTCAGCCGAGTATGGGGGAGTTTGGGCACAGTGATCCGGCGTTGTTGGGGGCAGCGGTTCCCATCGCGGCGATTTTTGGGGATCAGCAGGCGGCGCTGTTTGCCCATGGGTGCAATACGCCGGGGTTGTTGAAATGCACCTATGGAACGGGGTGTTTTTTGGTGGCGCAGATGGGGACGGAGTTGGCGCGATCGCGCCATCAACTCCTGTCTACGGTGGCTTGGACTACACCTGAACAGACAAACTACGCCCTCGAAGGGGCGATGTTCACCGCCGGGGCTTGTATTCAATGGCTGCGGGACGGGTTGAAACTGATTAAGTCTGCGCAGGAAACGGATGCGATCGTGCGGTCTGTGCCCAATACGGACGGGGTGTTTTTTGTGCCGGCTTTGAGTGGGTTGGGTGCGCCCCATTGGGATATGAATGCGCGGGCCTCGTTCCAAGGGATTACGGGCGGAGTCCAGCAGGCCCACATGGTGCGGGCGGTGCTAGAGGCGATCGCCTACCAAGTGAAAGAAGTGGTCGATGCAATGAACCAAGACGCGAACGAACCCATTTCCCAACTGAAAGTAGACGGCGGCGCATCCCAAAATGACTGGCTGATGCAGTTCCAAGCCGATGTCCTCGGTATCCCCGTCGAGCGACCGGTTATCCTCGATGCAACGGCTCAAGGGGCAGCCTTTGGGGCCGGTTTGGCGGTGGGGTTTTGGGGTGATTACGACGAACTCCTCAGCAAACGGCAAGTGGAGCAAGTGTTTGAACCGGGCGAAGGTCAAGCCGAAGCCCAGGCCAATTTTGCCCAATGGCAAAAGGCCGTCAGTCGGGCGAAAAACTGGATCGAAAACTAA
- the purQ gene encoding phosphoribosylformylglycinamidine synthase subunit PurQ, with translation MKFGIVVFPGSNCDRDVAYVTRDVIGQPTRMIWHQDTDLSDLDVVIVPGGFSYGDYLRCGAIARFSPVMNSVINHAQQGKWVLGICNGFQILTEVGLLPGALTRNRDLHFICDRVPLKITPHRTPWTSQYDPDQVITLPIAHGEGRYHADPDTLKALEDHNQILFRYCDHEGAIDDTTNPNGSAGNIAGITNPQGNILGMMPHPERAADPILNATDGLGLFKSLLAA, from the coding sequence ATGAAATTTGGCATTGTTGTGTTTCCGGGTTCTAACTGCGATCGCGATGTGGCCTATGTCACTCGTGATGTCATCGGCCAACCGACGCGGATGATTTGGCATCAAGACACGGATTTGAGTGATCTCGATGTGGTGATCGTGCCGGGGGGGTTTAGCTACGGGGATTACCTCCGCTGTGGAGCGATCGCTCGTTTTTCGCCGGTGATGAATAGCGTCATCAACCATGCCCAACAGGGTAAATGGGTACTGGGCATCTGTAACGGCTTCCAAATTTTGACCGAAGTGGGCTTGCTGCCCGGTGCGCTGACGCGGAATCGGGATTTGCATTTTATTTGCGATCGCGTCCCCCTCAAAATCACCCCCCATCGCACCCCCTGGACTAGTCAATATGACCCCGACCAAGTAATCACCCTCCCCATCGCCCACGGGGAAGGCCGCTACCACGCCGACCCCGACACCCTCAAAGCCCTCGAAGACCACAACCAAATCCTGTTCCGCTACTGTGATCACGAGGGCGCGATCGACGACACCACCAACCCCAACGGCTCCGCCGGCAACATCGCCGGCATCACCAACCCCCAAGGCAACATCCTCGGCATGATGCCCCACCCCGAACGCGCCGCCGATCCAATCCTCAACGCCACCGACGGCCTGGGTTTATTTAAAAGTCTTCTCGCGGCCTAG
- a CDS encoding peptidase, with protein sequence MVFRRTVRNAHRTLAPIILIPFLITAISGICYRLGKSWFGLSRDQVHFLMVIHEGEYLGKFLEPIYVLLNGMGLLFMVGTGIVMVWSSLKPKSPQTLTPPADPEPRED encoded by the coding sequence ATGGTTTTTCGACGGACTGTTCGCAACGCCCATCGTACCCTTGCCCCGATTATCCTAATTCCCTTCCTGATCACCGCCATCAGCGGTATTTGCTACCGCCTCGGCAAAAGTTGGTTTGGCCTCTCCCGTGACCAAGTCCATTTTCTGATGGTGATTCATGAAGGCGAATACCTCGGCAAATTTTTAGAGCCTATCTATGTGCTCCTCAACGGCATGGGTCTGTTATTCATGGTTGGCACTGGCATCGTCATGGTGTGGTCAAGCCTCAAACCCAAATCTCCCCAAACCCTCACCCCCCCGGCTGATCCCGAACCCCGTGAAGATTGA
- a CDS encoding glycosyltransferase family 4 protein, whose translation MTIASLFYLSAGTMPSPVANEIQAVKMAQAFAPMVKRFELIVSGNLRSCLGLEREFTARFNQWYGVRVPFTVTRIPSLTWRTPFPFPEGSYSPRKYLRWAIAYCQRQQPTVVYTRTPYLVTPLLAAGLPVVLEFHEPITPQILASPLLQHPNLIAIVTLADELRSHYIQQGCDPAKICIAPSAVDLAPFIPAQPQAIARQALNLATNQPIALYAGNLYDYKGIPTILQAATQLPHCQFVLVGGQTKDVERVRSQALRLGLHNLQITGYKTQAELPPYLFAADLLLLPTSQQWKLASTTSPLKLFEYMAAQRPIIASDLPNIATVLRDRHNGRLIPPDDPDAMADAIRALLADPVAGDAIAAQAWQDVQHHTWTQRAATILQFISARLSQS comes from the coding sequence ATGACGATCGCATCCCTGTTTTATCTATCGGCGGGGACAATGCCGTCGCCCGTGGCGAACGAGATCCAAGCGGTGAAGATGGCCCAGGCCTTCGCGCCCATGGTGAAGCGGTTTGAATTGATTGTCAGCGGCAATCTGCGATCGTGCCTCGGCCTAGAGCGAGAGTTCACCGCCCGGTTTAACCAGTGGTATGGGGTACGAGTGCCGTTTACTGTGACGCGGATTCCGTCGCTCACCTGGCGCACGCCGTTTCCGTTCCCCGAAGGTTCCTATTCACCGCGTAAATATCTCCGCTGGGCGATCGCCTATTGTCAGCGTCAACAGCCCACGGTGGTCTATACCCGAACGCCCTATCTCGTTACGCCCTTGCTTGCCGCCGGATTACCCGTTGTCCTCGAATTTCACGAACCGATCACGCCGCAGATCCTCGCCTCCCCTCTCCTCCAACACCCAAACCTAATCGCCATCGTCACCCTGGCCGACGAGTTGCGATCGCACTACATCCAGCAAGGTTGCGATCCGGCCAAGATTTGCATTGCCCCCAGTGCCGTAGATCTTGCCCCCTTCATCCCTGCACAACCCCAAGCCATCGCCCGCCAAGCTCTCAACCTCGCAACGAATCAACCCATCGCCCTCTACGCCGGCAACCTCTACGACTACAAAGGCATCCCGACGATTTTGCAGGCGGCAACCCAGTTGCCCCACTGTCAATTCGTTCTCGTTGGGGGTCAAACCAAAGATGTGGAGCGGGTGCGATCGCAAGCCCTCCGCCTCGGTCTGCACAACCTCCAAATCACCGGCTACAAAACCCAAGCGGAACTCCCCCCCTATCTGTTTGCGGCGGATCTGCTCCTCTTGCCCACCAGCCAACAGTGGAAGCTAGCCAGCACCACCTCCCCCCTGAAACTCTTTGAATACATGGCAGCGCAACGCCCCATTATTGCCTCAGATTTGCCCAATATTGCCACGGTGTTACGCGATCGCCACAATGGCCGCCTGATTCCCCCCGATGATCCCGATGCCATGGCCGACGCGATCCGGGCTTTGTTGGCTGATCCTGTCGCTGGGGACGCGATCGCCGCCCAAGCCTGGCAAGATGTGCAACACCACACCTGGACGCAACGCGCCGCAACAATTTTGCAATTTATCAGCGCACGCCTGTCGCAGTCGTGA
- the purS gene encoding phosphoribosylformylglycinamidine synthase subunit PurS — protein sequence MAHFQARIYVTLRPSVLDPAGVAVCSGLHQLGYEAVESVRIGKYIEVALDAVDQGEASQQLDQMCDRLLANPVIENYRFELNELAST from the coding sequence ATGGCTCATTTTCAAGCTCGAATCTATGTCACCCTACGCCCTTCGGTGCTTGATCCGGCGGGAGTGGCGGTCTGTTCTGGACTGCATCAACTGGGGTATGAGGCGGTGGAGTCGGTACGGATTGGTAAATATATTGAAGTGGCCCTCGATGCGGTGGATCAAGGGGAAGCGTCCCAGCAGTTAGATCAAATGTGCGATCGCCTTTTGGCCAACCCGGTGATTGAAAACTATCGGTTTGAACTCAACGAACTCGCGTCAACCTAG
- a CDS encoding Uma2 family endonuclease — protein MRLSVTPTQFVALAASNRELQLERSATGELIVNPPTGWRTGQQHWRIAGELYLWWRNCGEPGQAFDSSSGFILPNGAIRSPDASWICQERWDALTEAPLQTFPQICPDFVVEFRSASDPLKELQAKMHEYLDNGAALGWLIDPQTRTVALYRAGADVDVLVNPLTLSGEPVLPGFHLDLNRVWA, from the coding sequence CTGCGTCTCTCCGTCACCCCAACGCAATTTGTAGCTCTGGCCGCCAGCAATCGAGAGTTACAACTGGAGAGAAGCGCCACCGGAGAATTAATCGTGAATCCACCCACAGGCTGGAGAACCGGACAACAACATTGGAGGATTGCCGGAGAATTGTATCTCTGGTGGCGAAATTGTGGTGAACCCGGTCAAGCGTTTGACTCTTCAAGTGGATTTATCTTGCCCAATGGTGCGATTCGCTCGCCTGATGCGTCTTGGATCTGTCAAGAGCGCTGGGATGCCCTGACTGAGGCCCCGCTCCAGACGTTTCCACAGATTTGCCCGGATTTTGTGGTGGAATTCCGATCCGCTTCCGATCCGCTGAAGGAATTGCAAGCCAAAATGCACGAGTATCTAGACAATGGTGCAGCGTTGGGTTGGCTGATTGATCCACAGACTAGAACTGTGGCACTGTACCGAGCGGGTGCAGACGTTGATGTTTTGGTGAATCCGCTGACGTTATCAGGTGAGCCAGTCTTACCAGGCTTTCACTTGGATTTAAACCGAGTTTGGGCTTAA
- a CDS encoding EAL domain-containing protein — protein MKQTSSSQPRLPSTLAPADLPVSHSSALLSRGVMGLWWLGVGVTLVGCGMVWLEPMPLPVRGVVSFSAVFWVGMGAIARHWWQQWTELEHHQQIRDQSLQTVQQDSQDLRAELTAEVTAYAALLQEVQEREIQFRRQYEKLPIPVCTWRYTGDDFLFVGCNEAAIAFTDGEVLNNMGKRATEILSDYLFVHQDLAECLLTKTPTTRSFHFASLDIHLQLRYLFIPPNWVMVLTEDITTQYRSEIQLKLRLRQQSTLAELGQLGLTTPNLASLMQETVRLVSRTLRVKYCAIFEYLANGHALLLQTGVGWKKNLIGQLTVSASTASQSGYTLERGEPVIVKDLRVESRFRGAPLLHNHRVISSVSVVIDGEGSPYGVLGIYTDRFREFDEDDAQFLQAVSHILTTAIKRDRQAEQLNLMKRAIDSSQNSIVISDAIAPGQPILYANSGFEQITGYQADEVVGQSVSLLYGSGTTPQTLQAITLARFQGYGFHGTLRYYRKDGTPFWMELNLAPVHDQHNALTHFIEVQTDITERKQFEETLRNERDLLNGILQTSIAAIIVLNKAGELTFANERAEAILGLDSTPEIPETSTPDGRSADPHDRPGNRLIIERYALPVTPILTEGHPVFDLHHTVVTERGDRQYLSINGAPLRDAHGNITAAVLSITDITEQYQAEIALRQSEEQFRLLFELAPIGIFLCGMDGRFQQVNPALCAVLGYSADQLQQLHLSELTHPDDHAADLAINQQLLLGEIDQFQIEKRFISQQNMVVHTLVRVVMVYDDEGQPSHEVGQVVDISDRKWAEEALLASEKRLEGILGSIEDVVWSAEPHTFAPIYFNPAAAVVFGRSLPELFSTPRLWLSLIHGEDQTRFTQHLHLLRSTGVGECEYRIVRPNGELRWLLCRSRLVYDEQEQPVRIDGISSDITERRMAEAQLRRNAFYDSLTELPNRALFMDRLWHTIRRARRRGGYLFAVLFLDIDSFKVVNDSLGHTVGDDLLIAIARRLEDYLRPSDTLARLGGDEFTILLEEISDRQEALTIADRIHSALRTSFHIQGYDVFAETSIGIAFSQLPDTPKDSIHYNYPEDLLRDADTAMYRAKALGKGRYAVFHTAMHQRALARLELETDLRRAVERQEFVAYYQPIMNLHSGKISGFEALIRWQHPDKGLVSPIHFIPIAEETGLIIPMGWWMLQAATSQLAQWQQYYPAAKNLVMNVNLSGRQMGELDLVDMIDYILEKTGLASKHLKLEITESMLMDNATEAKEVLMKLRSRQILLGIDDFGTGYSSLSYLDQFPVNTLKIDRSFVMRIKADGEDSEIVQAIINLAHILGMDVVAEGIDAPMQVAYLKRWGCDFGQGYYFARPMPAPDAETFLQKNL, from the coding sequence ATGAAACAGACATCATCCTCACAACCACGTTTACCGTCTACTCTCGCTCCTGCGGATTTGCCAGTGTCGCACTCCTCTGCTCTCCTGAGCCGTGGGGTGATGGGGCTGTGGTGGCTGGGTGTGGGTGTGACGTTGGTGGGCTGTGGGATGGTCTGGCTGGAGCCAATGCCGCTGCCGGTGCGGGGGGTGGTGAGTTTCAGTGCGGTCTTCTGGGTGGGGATGGGGGCGATCGCTCGGCATTGGTGGCAACAATGGACAGAACTCGAACACCATCAACAGATCCGCGATCAATCCCTCCAAACAGTCCAACAGGACTCGCAGGATCTCCGCGCCGAACTCACGGCGGAAGTGACGGCCTATGCGGCATTGCTCCAAGAAGTGCAAGAGCGGGAAATCCAGTTTCGGCGGCAGTATGAAAAGCTCCCAATTCCGGTTTGTACTTGGCGCTATACGGGGGATGATTTTCTGTTTGTCGGGTGTAATGAGGCGGCGATCGCGTTCACCGACGGGGAGGTGCTTAACAATATGGGAAAGCGAGCCACAGAGATCCTCTCGGACTATCTGTTTGTTCATCAGGATTTGGCGGAATGCTTGCTGACGAAAACCCCGACGACGCGATCGTTTCATTTTGCCAGCCTCGATATCCATCTCCAACTCCGCTACCTTTTTATTCCCCCCAATTGGGTGATGGTGCTCACGGAAGACATCACGACCCAATACCGTAGCGAAATCCAACTCAAACTCCGCCTCCGCCAACAGTCCACCTTGGCCGAACTGGGTCAACTGGGACTCACGACCCCGAATTTGGCCAGCTTGATGCAGGAGACCGTGCGGCTGGTGTCGCGGACGTTGCGTGTTAAATATTGCGCGATTTTTGAATATTTGGCCAATGGCCATGCCTTGCTGTTACAAACGGGGGTGGGGTGGAAAAAAAATCTCATTGGTCAACTCACGGTGTCTGCTTCGACCGCGTCGCAATCGGGTTACACCCTGGAACGGGGCGAGCCGGTGATTGTGAAGGATCTACGGGTGGAGTCACGGTTTCGGGGAGCGCCGCTGCTCCATAATCATCGGGTGATTAGTAGTGTGTCGGTGGTGATTGATGGGGAAGGGTCGCCCTATGGGGTGTTGGGGATTTATACGGATCGCTTCCGGGAGTTTGATGAGGATGATGCTCAGTTTCTCCAGGCGGTGAGCCATATTTTGACGACGGCGATTAAGCGCGATCGCCAGGCGGAACAATTAAACCTGATGAAGCGGGCGATTGATTCGAGCCAAAACAGCATTGTGATTAGTGATGCGATCGCCCCCGGTCAACCGATTCTCTACGCCAACAGTGGCTTTGAGCAAATCACCGGCTATCAAGCCGATGAAGTGGTCGGTCAAAGTGTTAGCCTCCTCTACGGCAGTGGCACGACCCCCCAAACCCTCCAAGCGATCACTCTGGCTCGGTTCCAAGGCTATGGCTTCCACGGCACACTCCGCTACTATCGCAAAGATGGTACGCCGTTTTGGATGGAATTAAACCTCGCGCCGGTTCACGATCAACATAATGCCCTCACCCACTTTATTGAAGTTCAAACTGATATTACCGAGCGCAAACAATTCGAGGAAACCCTGCGCAATGAACGGGATTTACTGAATGGCATTCTCCAAACCAGTATTGCGGCGATTATTGTGCTCAATAAGGCAGGAGAATTAACCTTTGCCAATGAACGGGCGGAGGCGATTCTGGGGTTGGATTCCACCCCAGAAATTCCTGAAACGTCCACCCCAGATGGGCGCAGCGCCGATCCCCATGACCGTCCTGGGAATCGGTTGATTATTGAACGGTATGCGCTGCCGGTAACGCCGATTTTGACGGAGGGGCATCCGGTGTTTGATCTGCACCATACGGTGGTGACGGAGCGGGGCGATCGCCAATATCTCTCGATTAACGGTGCGCCCCTGCGGGATGCCCACGGCAACATTACCGCTGCGGTGCTGTCGATTACCGATATTACGGAACAATACCAGGCGGAAATCGCCCTGCGCCAAAGTGAAGAACAGTTTCGGCTGTTGTTTGAACTCGCACCGATCGGGATTTTCCTCTGTGGTATGGATGGCCGTTTCCAGCAGGTCAATCCGGCGCTCTGTGCGGTGCTGGGCTACAGTGCTGACCAGTTACAACAACTGCATCTCAGTGAACTGACTCACCCCGATGATCATGCGGCGGATTTGGCGATTAACCAACAATTGCTCTTAGGGGAAATCGATCAGTTTCAGATCGAGAAACGGTTTATTTCGCAGCAGAATATGGTGGTGCATACCCTGGTGCGGGTGGTGATGGTCTATGACGATGAGGGGCAACCGAGCCATGAGGTGGGGCAGGTGGTGGATATTAGCGATCGCAAATGGGCCGAAGAAGCCCTGCTCGCCAGTGAAAAACGCCTTGAGGGGATTCTCGGCTCCATTGAAGATGTGGTGTGGTCGGCAGAACCCCACACCTTTGCCCCGATTTATTTCAACCCAGCGGCGGCGGTGGTGTTTGGGCGATCGCTCCCCGAACTCTTTTCCACGCCGCGCCTTTGGTTGAGCCTGATCCACGGCGAAGATCAAACCCGCTTCACCCAGCACCTCCATCTCCTCAGATCTACGGGGGTTGGTGAATGTGAATATCGGATTGTGCGCCCCAATGGAGAACTGCGGTGGCTGCTGTGTCGGAGTCGGCTGGTGTACGACGAGCAGGAGCAACCGGTGCGCATTGATGGCATCAGTAGCGACATCACCGAGCGACGCATGGCCGAGGCGCAACTGCGGCGCAATGCGTTTTATGATTCGTTAACGGAACTCCCGAACCGCGCCCTCTTTATGGATCGGCTCTGGCATACGATTCGGCGGGCACGACGGCGGGGCGGCTATTTGTTTGCGGTGCTGTTCTTGGATATTGATTCCTTTAAGGTGGTGAACGATAGCTTAGGGCATACGGTGGGGGATGATCTGTTGATTGCGATCGCCCGCCGGCTCGAAGATTATCTGCGCCCCAGTGATACCCTCGCCCGGCTTGGGGGTGATGAATTCACGATCTTGCTCGAAGAAATCAGCGATCGCCAAGAAGCCCTCACCATCGCCGATCGCATCCATTCCGCCCTGCGCACCTCCTTCCACATCCAAGGCTACGACGTATTCGCCGAAACCAGCATCGGCATCGCCTTCAGCCAACTGCCCGACACCCCCAAAGACAGCATCCATTACAACTACCCCGAAGACCTGCTGCGGGATGCCGACACCGCCATGTATCGCGCCAAAGCCCTCGGCAAGGGACGCTACGCCGTCTTCCACACCGCCATGCACCAACGCGCCCTCGCCCGCTTGGAGCTGGAAACCGACCTGCGCCGCGCCGTCGAACGCCAGGAATTTGTCGCGTATTATCAACCGATCATGAACCTGCATTCTGGTAAAATCAGCGGTTTTGAAGCCTTGATCCGGTGGCAGCATCCCGACAAAGGCCTGGTGTCCCCCATCCACTTCATCCCCATTGCCGAGGAAACGGGACTGATCATTCCCATGGGTTGGTGGATGCTCCAAGCCGCCACCAGCCAACTCGCCCAATGGCAGCAATACTACCCCGCCGCCAAAAATTTAGTGATGAATGTCAACCTGTCCGGGCGGCAGATGGGAGAACTCGACCTCGTCGATATGATTGACTATATCCTCGAAAAAACAGGGTTGGCGAGCAAGCACCTCAAGCTCGAAATCACCGAAAGTATGCTGATGGACAATGCCACAGAAGCGAAAGAGGTGCTGATGAAGTTGCGATCGCGCCAAATCCTCCTCGGCATTGATGACTTTGGCACGGGGTACTCGTCTTTGAGTTATCTCGATCAATTTCCCGTCAATACCCTCAAAATTGACCGCTCCTTTGTGATGCGGATCAAAGCCGACGGTGAAGACTCCGAAATTGTCCAAGCGATCATCAACCTCGCCCATATCCTAGGCATGGATGTGGTGGCGGAAGGGATCGATGCCCCGATGCAGGTGGCCTATCTCAAACGCTGGGGCTGTGACTTCGGCCAGGGCTATTATTTCGCCCGCCCCATGCCCGCCCCCGATGCCGAAACCTTTTTACAGAAAAATCTTTAA
- a CDS encoding Fur family transcriptional regulator — MKTRTRSQEKILRLLKTLHHAISAQDLYLELRQTQQNMGLATVYRALEGLKLDGLVKVRTLTNGESLYSPVQQDQHHLTCLNCGRSIPIAECPVHELEHQLQASHQFKVYYHTLEFFGLCADCQGQEEEEAIAPL; from the coding sequence ATGAAGACCCGCACCCGCTCCCAAGAAAAAATTCTCCGTCTCCTTAAAACCCTCCACCACGCCATTTCCGCCCAAGACCTCTATCTTGAACTGCGCCAAACCCAGCAAAATATGGGACTCGCGACGGTATACCGCGCCCTCGAAGGCCTTAAGCTCGACGGCTTGGTGAAAGTGCGCACCCTCACCAATGGCGAATCCCTCTATAGCCCCGTCCAACAGGATCAGCACCATCTCACCTGTCTCAATTGTGGCCGCTCGATTCCCATTGCAGAATGCCCGGTGCATGAACTCGAACACCAATTACAAGCCTCCCACCAATTCAAGGTGTACTATCACACTCTGGAATTTTTCGGACTTTGTGCCGACTGTCAGGGGCAGGAGGAAGAAGAGGCGATCGCCCCCCTGTAG
- a CDS encoding TIGR02450 family Trp-rich protein, whose product MAKKQKFPHLLGSKWTAKQKTFGWRHFQVQNRKTEGKWVFAELVSSCDPTVRFWINAKQLKDDRSWTAGWTPLNQLQDLNQPDPDWIES is encoded by the coding sequence ATGGCCAAAAAACAAAAATTTCCTCATCTTTTAGGCTCCAAATGGACGGCCAAACAGAAAACCTTTGGCTGGCGACATTTCCAAGTCCAGAACCGCAAAACCGAAGGAAAATGGGTTTTTGCTGAACTGGTGTCCTCCTGCGATCCTACGGTGCGGTTTTGGATTAATGCCAAACAGTTGAAGGACGATCGCAGTTGGACAGCGGGCTGGACTCCCCTCAATCAACTCCAAGATCTCAACCAACCAGACCCGGATTGGATCGAATCGTGA